The nucleotide window TGAGCTGCTTCTGGTACTGAACCGGGCTCAAACCGGTCAGCGACAGAAAATGGCGATGCAGGCTCGCACGACTCATACCGCTGACCTCACACAGCGCTTCCACACGCAACCGGATAGCGTAATTCTCTCTGATCCAGGCAACGGCGCGCCGGATACTGCTCAAAGCGCCCTCGGGTTGGGCAATCTGACGAAGCAGTTTCCCCTGAGGCCCTTGCAACAGACGATAGAGCAGTTCACGCTCTGTTAAAGGTCCGAGCACCGGAATATCTTCGGGAGTCTCAAGCAACGACAAAAAGCGAAATAATGTGTCGCGAATCGAAGCGGTCATCGGGTTTATCGTCATTCCTGTCCCCTTTATTTCGCGCTCGCGGGCCGGTGGCATAGCCGCCGCCAGATCGGCCAGAATAGCTGGATCCAGTACCAGCGAAATCGCCACGTAGGGCTGCCCCTCCTCCCCATTAAATATCTGCCCGGTCAAAGGCAGGTCAAGCGCGCTGATAAGATAGTGTTCACTGTCGTAGCTCAGGAGAGTTTCATTTATCGCCACGCTTTTTGAGCCTTGCAGAATAAAGCAGATCATCGAGCGATAGAGACAAGGCGTGCTACCAGCAGAGCCCTGGCCCACGCTGATCTCTAAGCGAGGGATCCGGGCGCAGGTTAAACCTGGGGACGCATGCCGCAGGGCTATGTCCAGATGAGGAGCAAGGAAGTTGGTCATGGTTCGACTATATCAACGTTCCGCGACAGCGCAAACCATTGAGACAATCAGGCAATAAATTGAGCGTATCCGGCGTAGTGAACAAAAGGAGCATTGCCTATCATGAGCAGGTCAAAAAGGCACCAGCAGGTGCACCGGATAACCTAAAAGAGAGAGTCCATGTCCCGAAAAATTGCACTTATAACTGGCACCAGCAGAGGCCTTGGCCGCAATATGGCTCTTCACCTTGCAAGACGCGGTGTGGATATTATCGGTACCTATCGCAACGGTGCGGCAGAGGCTCAGACACTGAAGCAGGAGATTGAAGCGTTGGGTGGTCAGGCTGTCATGCTGCCGCTGGATATCATCGATACCACCCGTTTTCTGGCCTTCTCTGAAGCTGTGACGGCAACACTGCAGGCAGATTTCGGCCGCGAGCGCTTCGACTTTCTCGTTAATAATGCCGGTAACGGCCTCTTCTCAAACTTTGTTGATGCCACTCAGGAGCAGTTCACTTCACTGGTCAACACGCACCTTCAGGGGCCGATTTTTCTGACTCAGAAACTGCTACCGCTTATGGAGGACGGCGGTCGGATCCTGAATGTCTCGTCAGGTTTTGTGCGCTTTACGCTACCGGGATACAGTATTTATGCGGCGGTGAAGGCGGCGGTAGAGGTGCTGACTCGTTATATGGCCGTAGAGCTGGGATCGCGTCAGATCCGGGTCAATGCCATTGCGCCTGGCGCTATCGCAACCGATTTTGGCGGGGGGGCCGTGCGGGATAATGATGAGGTCAAAGCCTGGGTTGCTCAGGGGATTGCCCTTGGGCGTGTCGGTTTACCGGATGATGTGGGTGGCGCCGTAGCCGCCATACTCTCTGATGATATGGCATGGGCCAACGGCACCAGCTTTGACATTTCAGGAGGCCAATTGCTGTAAACCCGATCGCATTGAGTCCTTCGGTATGCACTCAAGCCAGCCTGCCTCGCGCCGTATGCATGCGCATTCTGTAAAAAAACGCTGCCCGTGAGCAGCGTTCATGCCGCGGTCAGTTCATGGCTTTCAGATAAAAGATCGTGGATTTC belongs to Erwinia pyri and includes:
- a CDS encoding AraC family transcriptional regulator; amino-acid sequence: MGQGSAGSTPCLYRSMICFILQGSKSVAINETLLSYDSEHYLISALDLPLTGQIFNGEEGQPYVAISLVLDPAILADLAAAMPPAREREIKGTGMTINPMTASIRDTLFRFLSLLETPEDIPVLGPLTERELLYRLLQGPQGKLLRQIAQPEGALSSIRRAVAWIRENYAIRLRVEALCEVSGMSRASLHRHFLSLTGLSPVQYQKQLRLQEARQLLLSGEYRASEVAFVVGYESASQFSREYLRQFGSPPARNVREIRQAI
- a CDS encoding SDR family NAD(P)-dependent oxidoreductase, translating into MSRKIALITGTSRGLGRNMALHLARRGVDIIGTYRNGAAEAQTLKQEIEALGGQAVMLPLDIIDTTRFLAFSEAVTATLQADFGRERFDFLVNNAGNGLFSNFVDATQEQFTSLVNTHLQGPIFLTQKLLPLMEDGGRILNVSSGFVRFTLPGYSIYAAVKAAVEVLTRYMAVELGSRQIRVNAIAPGAIATDFGGGAVRDNDEVKAWVAQGIALGRVGLPDDVGGAVAAILSDDMAWANGTSFDISGGQLL